One genomic segment of Streptomyces niveus includes these proteins:
- a CDS encoding GNAT family N-acetyltransferase, translating to MADLVDSIESVEQLSVVWRAMALDRDPGADVRDLPGLAVRWADCRFPFWNCVALTDVGADAEVVGERLGQAAEIMRAKERPGFLWVFEDLLGEEALAGLAAAAGRVGLAYAFPGVGMAGNLLPLPEPAHPDLTFVRVSTEEHLRAYADLNSRAYGFSLEDGRDGLLGSALWKERVYAYLGMRDGVPVTCAGSVEAEGRLFVVLVATDPAWERRGYGEAVTRKALYEGGRATGLSRATLHATAAGAPVYPRIGFRPNSPMRFYGLTG from the coding sequence GTGGCGGATCTCGTGGACTCGATCGAATCGGTGGAGCAGCTCTCCGTCGTCTGGCGTGCCATGGCGCTCGACCGGGACCCCGGCGCGGATGTACGGGACCTGCCGGGGCTCGCCGTTCGCTGGGCCGACTGCCGGTTTCCGTTCTGGAACTGCGTCGCGCTGACCGATGTCGGCGCGGACGCCGAGGTGGTCGGGGAGCGGCTGGGGCAGGCGGCGGAAATCATGCGGGCGAAGGAGCGGCCCGGCTTCCTGTGGGTGTTCGAGGACCTCCTCGGCGAGGAAGCACTCGCGGGGCTCGCGGCGGCCGCCGGACGGGTGGGCCTCGCGTACGCCTTCCCCGGCGTCGGCATGGCCGGGAATCTGCTCCCCCTCCCCGAGCCGGCCCATCCCGACCTGACGTTCGTGCGCGTGAGCACGGAGGAGCATCTGCGCGCCTACGCGGACCTCAATTCGCGCGCCTACGGCTTCTCCCTGGAGGACGGCCGCGACGGGCTGCTCGGCTCCGCGCTGTGGAAGGAGCGCGTGTACGCCTATCTCGGCATGCGCGACGGCGTGCCCGTGACATGCGCCGGGAGCGTGGAAGCGGAGGGCCGCCTCTTCGTCGTACTCGTCGCGACGGACCCGGCGTGGGAGCGCAGAGGTTACGGCGAGGCGGTCACACGCAAGGCGCTGTACGAGGGCGGCCGGGCCACCGGACTGAGCCGCGCCACCTTGCACGCGACGGCCGCCGGGGCGCCGGTGTATCCGCGTATCGGCTTCAGGCCGAACTCGCCGATGCGCTTCTACGGCCTGACGGGCTGA